Proteins encoded by one window of Anopheles maculipalpis chromosome 2RL, idAnoMacuDA_375_x, whole genome shotgun sequence:
- the LOC126557037 gene encoding mycosubtilin synthase subunit C: MGTLPQLAVVKGKLCPLQPTLLHRTFEANVDKFCGTDTALIYNDDARGEVKINYNVLNSTANRLASAMLNRIKDHFRSSPNTDGDYIVAVCMHPTDRLVTTLLAIWKAGAAYLPIDPTFPPNRIQHIMGEAKPALVVYDDDYDNAAIFGKTPAISYAELRKRASELSNANIRPEAMLGKGDSQLGLVLYTSGSTGVPKGVRLNHETILNRLQWQWSRFPYSSTERIGVFKTALTFVDSVTEIWGPLLNGMAIVIVPKKITNNPEKLVELLERYRIERLVLVPTLLRSLLLYLPLQQQQRPQSGSKLLYCLRIWVCSGEPLQISLAREFFDYFQEGMHQLCNFYGSTEVMGDVTYFVCESKKQLEGYEKVPIGYPLDNTIIYIMSPDLQPVRTEEIGELYVAGLNLAEGYVNGRDPDRFIDNPLAIDPSFGRLYKTGDYASVSKGCVYYQGRMDSQIKIRGHRVDLSEVEANLLGLTGVDKGIVLCYHAGEIDQALLGFVTLEQGTHYQTGLQVEAALGDKLAHYMIPQVILLESIPLLVNGKIDRQTLLKMYESTNNNDDTQIEIEYDYTNVPASRMAIAKDLFETVGHVIGRSTRAKICLTSNFYELGGNSLNSIITVTQLCGKGYPVSITTFIGAKNLGEILDKICADERELQNHQLAANGNGSAEGDFDYRMQLTAHPLAIEHKNDTINIITSSFFEKADLEQWLKPQIHETDYRDILEDIWMVLIEKGLSFIIKDETGRSVGVSLNFDAHDEPEVTVTSKLIIVFEFLEFVEGPIRDTQLPTGKNQILHSFMMGTCAELSAQENIEAMHFMENEVLKLAKRRNFAGIFTTNTNPLTQQLGSNVYNYKTMLDYQVNQFVYSADGTRPFAAAPDNQRAIVHWKDIRC; encoded by the exons ATGGGTACCTTGCCGCAGCTGGCCGTCGTCAAGGGAAAACTGTGTCCCCTGCAGCCGACCTTACTCCATCGGACCTTTGAGGCGAACGTTGACAAATTCTGTGGCACCGATACGGCACTCATCTACAACG ACGATGCACGTGGTGAGGTGAAGATCAACTACAATGTGCTCAACTCGACGGCGAACCGTTTGGCCTCGGCCATGCTGAACCGCATCAAGGATCACTTCCGTTCGTCGCCCAACACCGACGGTGACTACATCGTGGCCGTGTGCATGCATCCGACCGATCGGCTGGTAACGACACTGCTTGCCATATGGAAGGCGGGTGCCGCCTATCTGCCGATCGATCCGACCTTCCCACCGAATCGCATCCAGCACATCATGGGCGAGGCGAAACCGGCCCTCGTTGTGTATGACGATGACTACGATAATGCGGCCATCTTCGGGAAGACACCCGCCATCAGCTATGCCGAGCTGCGCAAGCGTGCGAGCGAGCTGAGCAACGCCAACATCCGACCGGAAGCGATGCTCGGAAAGGGTGACTCACAGCTGGGTCTGGTACTGTACACGTCTGGTAGTACCGGAGTACCGAAAG GTGTTCGCCTTAATCATGAGACCATCCTAAATCGTCTCCAATGGCAGTGGAGTCGGTTCCCATACTCTTCCACCGAGCGTATCGGTGTGTTCAAGACGGCCCTTACATTCGTCGACTCGGTCACCGAGATATGGGGCCCGTTGCTAAACGGCATGGCAATTGTAATAGTGCCAAAGAAGATTACCAACAATCCCGAAAAGCTCGTCGAACTGCTGGAACGCTATCGCATCGAACGGTTGGTCCTCGTACCGACTCTACTCCGTTCGCTTCTTCTCTATCTGCCcctccaacaacaacaacggccaCAATCCGGTTCGAAACTACTGTACTGTTTGCGCATCTGGGTGTGCTCCGGTGAACCGTTACAGATTTCGCTGGCACGTGAATTCTTCGACTACTTCCAGGAAGGGATGCACCAGCTATGCAACTTCTACGGCTCAACCGAGGTGATGGGTGACGTCACCTACTTCGTGTGTGAGTCGAAGAAACAGCTGGAAGGTTACGAGAAAGTACCGATCGGTTATCCACTAGATAATACGATTATTTACATCATGAGCCCGGATTTGCAGCCAGTACGAACGGAAGAAATTGGCGAACTGTACGTGGCAGGGTTGAATCTAGCGGAAGGGTATGTTAATGGACGTGACCCGGACCGATTCATCGACAATCCATTGGCCATCGATCCTTCCTTTGGCCGGCTGTACAAGACGGGCGATTATGCTTCGGTCAGCAAGGGATGCGTGTACTACCAGGGACGCATGGATTCACAGATCAAGATCCGCGGCCACCGGGTGGATCTGTCGGAGGTGGAGGCGAATCTGCTCGGGCTGACCGGTGTGGATAAGGGTATCGTACTTTGCTACCATGCCGGTGAGATCGATCAGGCACTGCTCGGTTTTGTGACGCTCGAGCAGGGCACCCACTACCAGACGGGGCTGCAAGTGGAGGCCGCACTCGGGGACAAGCTGGCTCACTATATGATCCCCCAAGTGATACTGCTCGAGAGTATTCCGCTGCTCGTAAACGGCAAAATCGATCGTCAAACGTTGCTGAAGATGTACGAAAGCACCAACAACAATG ATGATACCCAGATTGAGATCGAGTACGATTATACCAATGTTCCGGCGAGTCGCATGGCCATCGCAAAGGATCTTTTTGAAACAGTAGGTCACGTGATTGGTCGCTCGACGCGAGCCAAGATTTGCTTGACAAGCAACTTCTACGAGCTTGGTGGCAACTCACTCAACTCGATCATCACCGTTACGCAGCTGTGCGGCAAGGGATATCCAGTGAGCATTACGACGTTCATCGGGGCAAAGAATTTGGGAGAAATTCTGGACAAAATTTGTGCCGACGAACGAGAACTGCAAAACCATCAGCTCGCAGCGAATGGTAATGGAAGTGCGGAAGGCGACTTTGACTATCGTATGCAGCTGACCGCACACCCATTGGCAATCGAACACAAAAATGACACCATCAA CATAATCACGTCAAGCTTCTTCGAGAAGGCGGACCTGGAACAGTGGCTTAAGCCGCAAATCCACGAAACAGACTACCGGGATATCCTGGAAGACATCTGGATGGTGCTTATCGAGAAGGGGCTCAGCTTCATCATCAAGGATGAAACTGGCCGCTCGGTAGGTGTGTCGCTGAACTTCGATGCGCACGATGAACCCGAGGTGACCGTTACAAGCAAATTGATCATTGTGTTCGAGTTTTTGGAATTCGTCGAAGGACCAATCCG GGACACTCAACTGCCGACGGGAAAAAATCAGATCCTGCACTCCTTCATGATGGGCACGTGTGCGGAACTGTCGGCACAAGAAAACATCGAGGCTATGCACTTCATGGAGAATGAAGTGCTCAAGCTGGCGAAGCGTAGAAACTTTGCCGGCATattcaccaccaacaccaacccgCTCACGCAGCAGCTCGGTTCGAACGTGTACAACTACAAAACGATGCTGGACTATCAGGTCAATCAGTTCGTGTACAGTGCGGACGGTACGCGACCGTTCGCGGCGGCCCCAGACAATCAACGCGCCATAGTGCACTGGAAGGACATTCGGTGTTGA